From Triplophysa dalaica isolate WHDGS20190420 chromosome 24, ASM1584641v1, whole genome shotgun sequence:
ATAGACAGTAGGGTCACAAAGCACCTGCCATGCAAGACCTTGATCCGATCTTGCAGGGAGAATAGTCCGACATGAGGGGCAAAGCTTTTTACATGGCAGAAGAATTCAACCACGCCTTCAAAGATCCCAAAGCTAACAAATGACACAATTACATGAAGAGAAATAatcccacaaacacacacacacctctctgTGTGTATCACATATTCAGATAATAAGAATGAAGTGTTGTACATAAAGATAGATTGTTTGCATAAAGATAGacgtgtttatgtttatttgatcaGATCTGATATGAATATGAGACAGAAATATAACGGGTTTTATTACAAATACGATGAATCTCCAactgtttaccattaaaaccattatgaAATTCCTTTAAGTGCCGTGTTTTAGGTTCTATACTAGTAAGATTTAATGCTGTTCCAATTGGTTCCCATCTGCCAGATACACAAATTCAACCCACAAATTCAACCCAACAGAGACCCACAGAAACCATTATGGTTTCTATTAAAAGCAATACAACCCACTAGAAATTCTGTGATGTTTCAATTGCTGTTCTGGAAAGAGTTGAATGATTCATTTCAATCCCTAAAATTTAGTttgtaaatgcaaacattttattatattatatttaaatagaaaatgataGAAAACGTTTTAATAACAATTGTTTGACAGAATGCACTTACTGGGGTATCTGAAGTAGAAGTCATTCTCAATATCACTCGTGATATTATTCTTTTCTTTGAAATCGACCCAGTGAGTGTCTGCCTCTTCATTATACCGCACAAAGACCCCAAACAAAACGATCATAGCCAGTTGCCAGACCAAACACACGGCAGGTAAACTAAATCTCACATTCGTGTTCTTGGGTCGGTCGCAGATGCCGTGCATGCAGTTCCCCATTTCTGCAAGTTATTAAAGAGCAACCTGCTGATGCCGTCAAAGCGTGTGAACGCGCATTAGTGCCACTTTTAAACACAGCGGGAGCGCGGAGGTGTGTCCGCTTTGCCATATCGGGCCCCTTAGCAAAAACGTAGACAGAATAAAGTTTACGGATGAAAGGTCAATGTAACATCGTGTGACGTGTTTCTGTTTGGTGATTCGTGATTGATTCAAATGCATTGCCGCATTGATCTGTCATGACGAGTACAACTTTTAATTTGAAGACAGGATTATTTTCACgtcgtgttttttttatttaatgcaatgaaatattaattctctagtaaaacaagaaaaataaaaatgaaataaaaatgaaataaaccagCGCAAATTTGGTGACGGTCGTATCTACGCGTGATGACGTATTTACGTTATTTTAATGACGTTTCTTTGAAACGCTACTTTCTAAATACTTCGCAGCACAGTTTAACGTTACACAAAGAGTTTATTTCTAAAAcgagttaataaaaaaaacatgtttttttgttgtcaaTTCAAATAACGAGAGAGTTGTTACAATAAAGACGTAAAGATTCACTGCTGGTGTTACTTATTTTTCTCAGTTAATGGGCAAGACACACTGCAGTATGGGTATTTCATGCATATTAATAATACATGCTATACATGCATATAAACATGATCAAAGTTGAAATATATGTttctaatgtcatttatttctttaaagaaatcaTGAGCCATTGACGGGCATGCGTTAAATAACATTAACTGTGATTCAGCTGGGCCAAAGCAGCTTTTTCTATGTTATTGTGGCTGAACTCATTTTTGAACTCTGCCAGGTTCATATAGTCTAAAAGTACATAAAGTAATATCACGTGTTTATGTTTTAACCTTTTTCTGTCCACAGGCGATGGTTGTGTGGGCATGCTGGTCATTCTGGATATTGTTCTTAATGACCTCATTGTTACTGATTCATTAAACAGAGAATATGCCTGTAGTGTACACATGACTGACGTTCTGCTGTTACCGCTTGTAATGGCTTGTGGTTACTGAGAAATGGACATGATTGTATAACTTCCAAGGGTATGTAAAGTATACTGTAGATCATCATCAATGACCCATCATGACTCCCTCGATAGCTTTTTAGTGCCCAATGCTGCTCCTGCTGATACTATTTAGGGGCCTTTTCTTATATTGACCATACCTGTGTCTAACTCAGTAAATGGCAAAAGTTTATTAAAGTTCATTCAGGGTCGGACTGCAGATGATTTGACAGAAACTGCTGGTATTTGGAACTGCTGCAGGAACCGTGGTAATCTCTATAACCTGCCTAGACATTTAGTTGACACGGATATAACTTCAATTAGATTCAGACTGATGATTATAAGCCTTTCGGTGAAGGAGTAAGTTCTCAGCTAAAGTCGAGTCAATGCTTTGGTTTGCGTCACTCAGCATGCTGGTGTTACTGAGATGAAGCACCTCGATCCTGATGTGTCTGAATGCATTAGCACATTCTTGAAGGTCCACATTGATTCAATGTAAtataaatccatccatccatccattttctaccgcttatccgaactacctcgggtcacggggagcctgcgcctatctcaggagtcatcgggcatcaaggcaggatacaccctggatggagtgccaacccatcgcagggcacacacactcactcattgtAATATAAATCCGtgttataaaaactatttttccaTAATATCGCagtgattaaaaaatgtaaacatttcgGAACATTTGCTCTCTTCTCTTGCAAACGCCAGAAGACCATAGGGGCTGTAAATGAGCCCTTATAAACCCTTTTTTATTGAATGATTTGTGTTTAGGAGATATGAAGGTGTCATTTTCTTAGGCTCACCTGGTTTCAGCATGGgcttaaagaaataaaaaacattttaattgcatCTAAAATAAACTATACTTAAGCTTGTCAAGAGTTAGACAAAATGACCACAGCAAACATGCTTTGAATAGAGCAATACAGACCAACAATTTTTTGACTTGTCCTCTGTTTCTGCCCGTGTTAAAAGGCCATCTTACCCTTATTTTACCTGGTAATGTTTAGCCATCACTGCCTCATTAAATTCTGATACTCAGAGAGGTTAACATCAGTTCAATGTTTGACAATCAAGTCTAACCAAATAACAAGCAATGCCTTATTTATCTTCTCAAGGCGTGACCAGATCAAACggaaaaacattcatatttgtatCCTAAAGCCTCCTGCGTATTTTGCAATAGGCTACAACAGATGTTGGTATCACATAGCGCCATCTGGAACTGGAGCTATTGTATACAGAATGCACAAGTGCTCTTGTTGTGGTGAGAAACAGATGACACAGGTCTCCTCAGACTGTTTAGTGTTAGTTACAGCAACCATCACCTGGAATTAATGAGTATTTGAGGCCACAAACCTGGGGAGCATTTAACAGCAGAATAAGTTTTTGATATTGAAAGCAAGAAGAGGATGAATTTCAAAATGATGCCAAAATAAACATACACGAGAATAAAATTACATTCTTAACCAAGGTTATGTCTTATCCATTGTGTTGTAAAAAAGCGAAccgtaaattaaataaaataggcTTAACGTTTGCACAGGCTAATCCTCAGCTTTCCCAGAAGCACAAAGAAGTTTTTTGACGTGAAATTCCTGTTGGATAACAATAAAGAGCCACAAGGGAAGatcatatgttttattaacCGTTAATATGTCTTCAGTGTCTGGTCGCTTTTGTAAAGAAGAAATCTACACCACACGGTTAGCTGGGGAGGTGTGTAGGTCATGTGgaacaatgttttgttcttttcatcACGATCTGATTGATGTCTATTTACACGTTTTCCACTGAAATACTGAAATTGACAGTTCAGTTGACGTCACTGAAtcggtttgtttgttttgaatggaAGATTTTGTAATAGAACTGTGGACATTATCATAAATCATGTTTGTAGTGTTGTGAGCCTCAGATACATGAGAAGGATGATGCACTCAGTTGTAATTTCGTTATTGAATCAGCTCATTGTTCGGGTTTTGAGCGTCACTCAGTATAATTCAGTTTGAGATATTGATGAACTGAACAAATGCTTGCAATGTTTTTATCTAATTATTTTCCTGAATCAATTTATCTTCcaagtattacatttttttagcgTGGTCTTTTTAATCCTCACCACCAGAGGGCGCCATGATGATAAACTAAGAGTGAGAGTGTAAATCAGAATCCATAGAAAACTTTAGGCCTGAAGCTTGTGGCATTTCTCATTcagtaaataaaattgaaagaaTTTGTCTAAATATCTCATTCTTCCCCACAGATTTTAATCCAAGTAATTTTCAGAGCAAAACATTCTGCCACATTTCAATCCTTTTCTTCGTCACTTTTAAAAAGCTTTACTAATTTTCAACACCCCAAAAACAAACGTTTAATTATGAAAaattgcagtacattttaaatagattGTGCAGTTGCGTATGTTGTTTTTATAGGATATTCAAGATTTTAAATCAACGTAAACCCCATTTCAAGATCTATTCTTTAGGCTAAAACGTTTTCATGATATGATTTTGCAATTCACTGAATTCTTCTTCGGGCAACAGATATTTCCTGATGATTTCTTTAACTTCCTCCTCTGTAACTGTTTCATAGTCCTTTCTGTTCTTAAAAGGGAGGTGACCTGCGAGCTCACACAGAGCGACATTAAAAGCAGACTCTTCCTTCGCCCCGAAACAGGACAATCTGGGCCAAATGACGACCCTCACCCCATTTCGGGCTGAAAACGGGTCACCCGCCTTGTTTGGAGGGCAACCTCGGGTGATGAAGAGGTTGTGTGCTATGTTCTTATCAACCATTATATCAGTCAGTTTACATACAGCGTTGACTGTCAGTGTGAGATCTGGACCCTGGGTGTAAAAGAGAAACCCGGTTGGAAAGTCGACCAGGCGGTACAAGTGATTTTGGGGGTGAATCAGTTCTGCTGGGGAGCTTTCAAGCCTCATTTGGTGGTCGAGATAGTAACCATGGAGATGTAGATGGTTTACAGAAGCAAATCCACCCAGGCTATTGAACCCAACTCTGAAACCTGGATCAGCACTTAGCAGAACGGTCTCGATGCCTATTTGGACCGCCAATGGGGTCAGTATTTGCGGGTGACAACGGTCCGGTTCGGGAACGAGCAGACAGTGGCCGAATTCTAAAGGGCTGACGTTGATAATGATTTTGCACTTTTTATTTCTGCCATTTTGGTCGCTTTCAGTGATAACTTTCTGTAGTTCAAACAGAAGCTCTTTCGGGTTGATCTTGTTGAAATTAAACTGATTCGGATCGAAGTTCTGTCGGATGCTGACGATCTCCTGCGGTTTTCGTCGCTCGACGCCTCTCAGGATGTTCAGCTGAGCCACGAAGCCACACGGACCGGGAAGGATCCGCGTATCCAGGTCACCCAGGTGGTATCGGAACAGCCCGGAGTTCATTTTCTCCGTCCATCCGGACCGCAAAGCGATGTCAAACCTGGACTTACTCGAAACATTTACGAAATCCTCGTCAGTGTAGGTGAAAACCGCACAGTTATCCATAGCGTTTGCCGATTAAAGATATCCAAAAGGTGTTTAAGTCTAACGTGATAAATAGCAAAACTTTATTTCAGGTCACTAGGATCTGTCGTGAGTATTTTAAACGCATTTAACTCGTGTTTCAATTCAAACAGCGACACCGTGCCGGAAGACGTCATTGCAACGCGGTGAACGTCTGTTGCCAGATTGGGGAACGAACGATTTTTTCCCCCAAAACCGAGAAGAATAATTGCCCCGCCTACTCGAACATTAATCCgcttaattatatttttctaataattttaTTGCATCACTGTCAAGGTTGCTATGGaccattttcatcttttttaaacgaaattaattaaaaaatttcGAGAATTTGACTAATATATAcagaaaccatttcaatgcGGCATTCAGATGATTTTAACCCTCCataaataataagtaaataataacgtaataatcattttaatgtctGCAGGAAGAATAAGTGAGTATATGATGTATGAAAACCCCAAATCTGGCAACACGGGTCTCTGACTGGTCACAAAACGAGTCGGTATGGAAAGCGAGAGTGCTCATATCGCTCGTTTAAACGCGATTTGTAGTTTTAGGTCTACGTAAGTCCGTAATATGCATTGCTTAACGTTTACAATAAACTTGCTTAAATGAGAACATCAACTTTATAGTTTGTTTCATAAAGTTTTGTTAAAAGTAATATTTCACAAGTAATTATAtgacaaaatattgaaattgtttttcgaacaaaattattattataaaaaatgtatataatagtTAAATAATCATATATTTTGGAGATAATGTAATCAAtactcttttcattttaatacatttaataaccttatatttattttttgcccTTTTAACCAACAATGTCCAATAATAATTTGAAAGAGGTGAGAAAAAGCAGAATTCACTTTGGGAGAAACCCTTTACAATATGTAAATAACATATTGAAtccttaaaatgtatattttaatatttagcaTGTCTGAATAAgggattatataaaaaaagacgaCCACATTTCAAACAAGAGTAGTATTTATATAAAACCAGAAAATATCATTTCACATTCAATAGTTAAAGAATTGAGGtgatgtcaaacaaaaataaatacaagatCAATACTTCTGTGCTCTTAATCACAAAGATGACTACAATTATTGGAAATCTGTGCATAATTTCAtggaatgcaaaatatttaaaataaattgttgagTGCAAGTTAAGGAATGAAGGTGAATTAATTCATATTTGGTCTCTTTAGGTATGAAATGTGTGCTACCTTTAAATCTTTAAGATTCATTATCTCACACAGATACATTGTTTGGAATCAACCGCTTGATCTAACCGACTTGTGATTCTTCCGACCTCACGTTAATTCTTCCCTCATTGCTGCGGATCAGTCCGTGCTCAATCGCCAGATCCAGGCAGCGCTGGGCGGCTTTGCAGATGGAGGCCTGTTTAGGGTCTTCTGCTTTAGCCAGAACAGAGAGGATCTCCAGCGCTTCACTCTCCATCAGTTTCTCCGCAAGACTTTTGTCAGCCTGCATGATGTTCATTACGATAACCACAGCACGATGCCTCAGGTCCAGACTTTCACTTAGCAACAGAGCCTGAAAGATTTCCAGCCACTGGCTGGTCTGCAGagaatgatgacatcacagacatGATAAATCTTCAAAGAAATCTTCAGATCCTTTTTTGCTTTGAGTACAGAAACCACAGTGCTCACCGTTCCTGGAATACGTGAGCAGAGCTCAGGCATCTCACCGGTCAGCACGGCCAGCATGCCCGATGCAGCCTTTCTCAGACGCTCATCATCTTCACCGCTATAAAGGACCAGCAGCTTGAGACGGTCATTGTCAGTAGCCGTGTACAATTTCTGCACctgataaaataacaaaaaacctACATATAGGTCTTTTAATATCTTGACAGACATTTAAGAAAACGCACAGCCATGGAGTATGATTGACTACATTAAAGACActatttttcaaacaaaacatactGTGACTGTCGCATTATAATACCAGGTAAATGTCAAGAAGCGTGAAGCATACTGTAATACCTCAGTGCTCAGGGCCAGATTACACATACACTCAGTGGCTGCGGCACGGATCATATCATGCTCCTCAAACATATAGCCCTCTACTTTGGGCACTGCTTTCTCCTTTATGATCTTCTGCCTGTGGAAGATGAAAAACGTATTGAATAAAGTCaagatatatttattaaacattttctacGGGAGCCGACCTGAGTCTCTCGCTGATGCCAGCCAGGTTGGTGAGGGCCATCAAAGCCTCAAAGTTCTGCAGCATCGTGCAATCAAGTGCCAACAGACTAAGCAGCGGTCGGACCACCTCATACACCTACGGATGGATAAATCATCACATTACACAAACGATAAATCAACAAACTATAAAGTATAAGAGAGGTTAAAAGGGATGCCGTCTCACCCTCTCGCCCGGGAAGGCGATCTCTGGGTTGGATGTGATGGTGATCTTGGCCAGAGCTTGTGCTGCTTTGATTTTGCCCTTATCTGTGCTCTCGGACACCAGCGGCAACAAAGCCTGAATAAACAgatgaattacattttaaatcaggGCAATGTTAAACAAACTGCATTTGTTTATGAGGCATGTTCTTACTTTTCCTCCACCTTGTGCAACAACCAAACCCCTGTCCTCTTGTCTCTCCACCAGAGACAAAATAACCCTGTTAGAAGAGCGatgcattatatttattattttataaacagaAGCTGATTTCTTGCTGAAAGATTCCATTTTGTACATTCACCGGAGCTcccttgacaaaaaaaaaaaggaaagcaaCCGTCCCAGCACTGGGAAATGGCTAAAAATGATTTGCAAATGAATAACTTTTAAACCAGCAGCATTTGAATATAGCCAGAAGCTTCTAAAGATTTACTCTGGACTGAATTTCCCTAGCGTCAAACCTAGCAACGTGATTGGAGTGAAGGTGACCCACCTGGCGATACATTCCCTGCAGGCTTCGGTGAGGGCCGGACTCTCTTGCTTTACCATACACACCAACGCTGACACCACGCCAGCTTCCAGAAGCTTCACCACTCTCTTCTCCACAAATGACTGGGCATcctgtataaacacacattgaGTCACTGATGCTAAAACGTTAAAGGAACAGTAAACCTGAAAATGTGTTTActatgttccacagaagaaagttcgcaatgtgtttatttgtgtgtcaCTTGAATGTTGTGATATAACGGTCAAGCGATTGAGAGCTTTATTGCAACAGCTGTTGTTGTCGTGTAATGTCTGGTTTCTACCTTCGGATGCTCTTCAGGTACGTGCTGTTTTGCGTATTTAGCAAGTTCCACCATCTGAGGGTCTGGCTTCTCAACGTCGTAGCTGTTAGTGCAGTTGACCAATGTTGATCCGACAGCAAACAACACCGTTTTGTCCTCAGGACTGTGGTGATCAATGAGAATAATGTAACAATGGTCAATATAGGACATGTGTATCTGAACCACTGGCCATTACTTTGGACAAGTACCTTCGCCAGCTCAAACATAGCTTGAAGTGCTTTCTTATCCTCCGCCAGGTCTTCTTTCACATCCGCATCCAGCGTGAGATAGGCCAGACCCTCGATGGCCCAGCGGCGTGATGTTGGCGGTAGTGCTTCGTTGCAAAGCCACCTGGGAAATAAAGAGACAGTACAGTGATGTGGCCACCTGCACGTgcacttttgcatttaaagaacgTTCTGCGCCTCTAATGACCTCAGATTTAGATATGCATACACATGCAAAAATAGCTTCTGCTGCATATGCACGATGAATGGGGTCACTGTAAGAGGAAAGTTTTATATGCAACGTTTTAATGCTacccatttattcaccctcatgtcatttcaaacctgtatggttttctttcttaagtagagcaaaagaagatattttgaagaatgttggtaagcaaacaacactggcccccattgacttccattgtacggacacaaatcccccgagacatttctcaaaatatcttcttttgtgctacACAAACGAAAAGAGTGCCATGTGCAAAAAAACCTACTTCCTGCACTGCTTGGCGAGTTTGAGTGTCGAACCCTCCGCAAACTGCTTCATGCTGAAATCTGTGCCTCCAGCTGACCCAAGTTTGCACAACccctacaaaacacacaaatacaactGTAACcacaatacaaaaaatgtgtgcagtcgcttaaaggaacagtttacccaaaaatgaaaattgtgtcatcatttcctcacccttgagttgttccaaagctgtattcatttctttgctctgtttaacacaaaagaagatattttgaagaatgttggaaagcaaacagttctggggcacttttcactaccattgtcatttttcctactatgatagtcaatggcatccaataactgtttggttacaagcattcttccaaatatctttctatgtgttaatcagtacaaaaacatttatacagatttgaacaactcgagggtgagtaaatgatgacagaatttgatgaactgtcccttagaATACTAACCACCAGCGCCCGCACACGTATCCGGTCGTTTTCACTTTTCTTGTAAAGATCTTTCAGCAGAGCCACGCCATTGGCCGTGATGAACGATGCCCGCTTGGCTTTGCCAGCGGCGTGAATGAGCGCCTCTACTGCCACCTGCTGGTGGGTGATGTTCTCTGAGGCACAGAGGGAAATGACGGCCTCTATGATACCGCTGAGCTCAAGGGTACGATTACCCACGTCACTGGGACCCTGCAGCAGGACTGAGACTGTCTGTATCGAATGTAGTTTCCGTTCCATACCTGAACTGCCGAAATGATGCCTGCACACAGAATGTTTGTGGATGGTGAGAAGaacaaaaaaactatattatattaaagATAACCAATCATAAATGAGAAATcttgaaaaaatacagatttttattCTGATTCCACTTCTGAGTGGTGGCTTAAAAATGTGATATGCAGTATATGCGGTGCACAGGGGCACCGCACAAGGGGGGGCCTATTGTGccaaaatgtgatttaaagttTCTACTTCATTTTACTCCGTTGTTTTATTAGCTTTCAGATGTGTTGTTTGTCTTTTCCGAATTGTTTATCTGTTACACTCTGAAGCCGCTTGAAAAGTGTTAATGTAAAAGGAAACCTTTATGCTTCTGTTTTAGATGCAAATCTGATAGTCACCTTCACATGATTTAAAATCCAACTAGAATGACACCAGAGATAAAATACAACTTGTCTACGgatttttgattttgttgtgtGCCAAAACTGATCTCGCATACCCCTCAGCAAATGTGCAGTTGTGCCACTGCTTCTGAGATATTGTAAACACATCAataaaatgtaactattttataCTTGTAATACGCTTCAGAAAACCCAGTCCAAGAACCAAGTTCTCAACATTGCACACACTCTGTTAGATCTCACTTACTGGACATATTCCTCACAGAGCTTGCTGaagttttctctctctttatcacTCTTCAGGTCATCATAGAGTTTATTGAGAAGAACGGAGCAACTCATAGGTGTGCTATCTGTGAGCGGCAGCCCGTCTCCCATCTCAGGAACTGTACCTGCAACTTCCAGAATCTTCTTCAGCCCTATAAGAAAAGCATAAACCATAAAGATCCTAAATCATTTGATGTGGGCCTGTTTAGAAAACCTACATTTGATATGACAAATAATGCTCTGTAGCTGTCCTGTCACCAAAGTCAATGGTTTGAGAATGCACACACACTGATATAAattctgccaaatacataaatgttagATAACAGGATTTCTCGCTACGTGATAAGAAATAAACAGGTCTGCAAACACGTATAATCATACTGAAGGTCAATGGGGTATTCTGGTCATTACCTTGGTCGATGACCCACAGGGTGAGCGAGTTGTCTGGGTTTTTCAGAGATTTTCTTGGCACCTGTTTGACGAGCAGGTTAATGGCGTTCTCACGTCCCGCTCCAGACACGCTGGATGCGGGCAGCATGTCAATGAGATGACGCAACATGGAACGCAGCTCGCGGGAGGGTTCTGCAacacacagaacaaaacatCCTCCGAAATGAATGACGGTATTTAATGTTCCTAATTTATGACAGCTGAAGACATTTAACAGCCACAAGAGATTGTCTGAcagtttaaatatgtaatctagGGCTGTTGAGCATATCATTACTGCAACTGCTTTCAAGTAAAGAAACTCTGAGAAAGTTTGACGACAGGCCGATTGTAATTTATCTTTTACGTAATTTCTCGTTTCAcatttactctttaaataacCCAAAAAAGTAGAATTCTCTGCTGGAAATTATTTCTGCTCTTGTCATAAAGTAGGTCGCTACAACTAGCTCTAAAAGTGAAAGTTTCTCACCTGGCAATATTGCCTCATCTTTTCCTCTGATCTCTTTCTTCATGCCTTCTGTAAGGGACTCAAACATCACTTGGACCAGGTGGCATGCCGACAGAGACACAGTAGAGCCACCAGACCCCATGACACCACACAGGCTGTCCATGCCAAGCTCGTTCACAATGGCCATGGTCTACAGACAACAACAGTGAAGATGACTAAACGTTTTGATAAGATGCCAGTTGGCTGGAATATCAACTCTTGCTGGGGAAAAATAATTGGATGTTTGCTAAACATTTACCCTTGACTGATGTCCGGTACACAGACCAACCAAAGTTCTGAGAGCAGAGAGAACAAGTTCCTCCTGCTGGGACTCCAAAAGTGTTTGGAGAAGTTTAACTCCATCATTCCTGAAGATCTGCTCAGCGCCTGCATCCTCCCGCGAGAGCACCACCAGATTTTGAGCAGCCTAAAGAAATGATGAGGAAAATGAGGAAAAtgcaaaaactaaaaaaaatcttgaagcAAGTTTACAAGTTTTGGGATTCTTCTTGCCaaccttctgtctgtctgaagCCTCCGCTGAGCTGTCCAGGAGGAGTTTGAACATCTGTTGAACTCGTGAGTCTGTAGAGGATTGTTGTGTTGCctacaatacaaaaacaaatcaatcaaaaagcaaacaaacaaaaacagcaatTCACAGGGTGCTCTGGTCAGCAACGTTCTTGTTAAAATAACAGTTCAAAACAGCACTTC
This genomic window contains:
- the gdpgp1 gene encoding GDP-D-glucose phosphorylase 1, translating into MDNCAVFTYTDEDFVNVSSKSRFDIALRSGWTEKMNSGLFRYHLGDLDTRILPGPCGFVAQLNILRGVERRKPQEIVSIRQNFDPNQFNFNKINPKELLFELQKVITESDQNGRNKKCKIIINVSPLEFGHCLLVPEPDRCHPQILTPLAVQIGIETVLLSADPGFRVGFNSLGGFASVNHLHLHGYYLDHQMRLESSPAELIHPQNHLYRLVDFPTGFLFYTQGPDLTLTVNAVCKLTDIMVDKNIAHNLFITRGCPPNKAGDPFSARNGVRVVIWPRLSCFGAKEESAFNVALCELAGHLPFKNRKDYETVTEEEVKEIIRKYLLPEEEFSELQNHIMKTF
- the unc45a gene encoding protein unc-45 homolog A, with protein sequence MSQDSSALREEGNNYFKAGDVQNALSCYTKALKISDGQSDSGVLYRNRAACYLKLEDYSKSETDATKALDIDPGDIKARFRRAQALQKLGRPDQAFLDAQKCAQLEPKNKAFQDLLRQLGAQIQLKATQQSSTDSRVQQMFKLLLDSSAEASDRQKAAQNLVVLSREDAGAEQIFRNDGVKLLQTLLESQQEELVLSALRTLVGLCTGHQSRTMAIVNELGMDSLCGVMGSGGSTVSLSACHLVQVMFESLTEGMKKEIRGKDEAILPEPSRELRSMLRHLIDMLPASSVSGAGRENAINLLVKQVPRKSLKNPDNSLTLWVIDQGLKKILEVAGTVPEMGDGLPLTDSTPMSCSVLLNKLYDDLKSDKERENFSKLCEEYVQHHFGSSGMERKLHSIQTVSVLLQGPSDVGNRTLELSGIIEAVISLCASENITHQQVAVEALIHAAGKAKRASFITANGVALLKDLYKKSENDRIRVRALVGLCKLGSAGGTDFSMKQFAEGSTLKLAKQCRKWLCNEALPPTSRRWAIEGLAYLTLDADVKEDLAEDKKALQAMFELAKVLDKTVLFAVGSTLVNCTNSYDVEKPDPQMVELAKYAKQHVPEEHPKDAQSFVEKRVVKLLEAGVVSALVCMVKQESPALTEACRECIARVILSLVERQEDRGLVVAQGGGKALLPLVSESTDKGKIKAAQALAKITITSNPEIAFPGERVYEVVRPLLSLLALDCTMLQNFEALMALTNLAGISERLRQKIIKEKAVPKVEGYMFEEHDMIRAAATECMCNLALSTEVQKLYTATDNDRLKLLVLYSGEDDERLRKAASGMLAVLTGEMPELCSRIPGTTSQWLEIFQALLLSESLDLRHRAVVIVMNIMQADKSLAEKLMESEALEILSVLAKAEDPKQASICKAAQRCLDLAIEHGLIRSNEGRINVRSEESQVG